One Paraglaciecola mesophila genomic region harbors:
- a CDS encoding STAS domain-containing protein yields MSLERKFSADKKQLTVVADEVFDFGKVQDFRVAFSTDIEDVEEVTIDLHKTAYMDSSALGMLLNMQKLLSGKVSTFKITNTRPQVLKILQIARFDKKFEIS; encoded by the coding sequence ATGAGTTTGGAACGAAAATTTTCAGCTGACAAAAAGCAATTAACGGTGGTCGCTGATGAAGTATTTGATTTTGGTAAAGTGCAGGATTTTCGCGTGGCCTTTTCAACTGATATTGAAGACGTGGAAGAGGTAACAATCGACTTACACAAAACAGCGTACATGGATAGCTCAGCATTGGGTATGTTATTGAACATGCAAAAGCTGTTATCAGGTAAAGTGTCTACTTTTAAAATTACTAATACCCGCCCGCAAGTGCTTAAAATTTTACAAATTGCACGCTTCGATAAAAAATTTGAAATCAGCTAG
- the tyrA gene encoding bifunctional chorismate mutase/prephenate dehydrogenase produces the protein MPTELEKLRDQIDSVDSELVALLAKRAALTEQVGMYKSKVGLPVYVPAREAELIEQRCEQAKAMGVPPALVEDLLRRIMRESYHTQNKRYMCCAPEVENIVVIGGAGALGRIFVDMFTRSGYKVDILEQNDWPKADEMFATASLVLVAVPIKLTEHIIARLDNLPESCILADITSTKAVPLNAMLNTHKGPVVGLHPMFGPDVSSMVKQVVVVCHGREEDKYQWLLQQMRVWGAALQETDAQEHDDSMVFIQVMRHFSSYVFGAHLLTENPSLDRLISLSSPIYRLELAMVGRLFAQDPALYTDIIFNNKDSIAVLTSFRDTFDNALDMLKKGDKGAFIKLFFKVGAWFGDYSKQSLVDSKKLLLKANDDRTISE, from the coding sequence ATGCCAACCGAACTAGAAAAACTACGTGACCAAATTGATTCTGTCGATTCAGAATTAGTTGCACTCTTAGCCAAGCGTGCAGCGCTGACCGAACAAGTTGGTATGTATAAAAGCAAGGTTGGTTTACCTGTATATGTGCCCGCTCGTGAAGCTGAACTGATTGAACAGCGCTGCGAGCAAGCAAAAGCGATGGGCGTGCCCCCCGCGTTGGTAGAGGATTTGTTACGCCGTATTATGCGTGAGTCGTATCATACCCAAAATAAGCGCTACATGTGCTGTGCTCCTGAGGTAGAAAATATTGTCGTTATCGGTGGGGCCGGGGCGCTTGGGCGTATTTTTGTCGATATGTTCACTAGAAGCGGTTACAAGGTTGATATTCTTGAGCAAAACGATTGGCCTAAAGCGGATGAAATGTTCGCTACCGCGAGTTTGGTACTCGTGGCAGTGCCGATTAAGTTGACTGAACACATTATCGCTAGGCTGGATAACCTCCCTGAAAGTTGCATTTTAGCAGATATCACCAGTACCAAGGCGGTCCCACTGAACGCAATGTTAAATACCCACAAGGGGCCTGTAGTGGGATTACACCCTATGTTTGGCCCTGATGTGTCTAGTATGGTTAAACAAGTCGTGGTGGTTTGTCATGGCCGTGAAGAAGATAAGTATCAATGGTTGCTACAACAAATGCGAGTGTGGGGAGCGGCGCTGCAAGAAACTGACGCTCAAGAACACGATGATTCAATGGTGTTTATTCAGGTCATGCGTCACTTTTCAAGTTATGTATTTGGCGCACATTTACTGACTGAAAACCCGTCCCTTGATCGTCTTATTTCACTCAGTTCTCCAATATACCGACTTGAGCTTGCTATGGTGGGGCGTTTGTTCGCACAAGACCCTGCCTTGTACACTGACATTATCTTCAATAATAAAGACAGTATTGCTGTTCTGACCAGTTTTAGAGATACCTTCGATAACGCATTGGACATGCTCAAAAAAGGTGACAAAGGCGCGTTTATCAAACTGTTCTTCAAAGTAGGCGCGTGGTTTGGTGATTATTCGAAGCAATCTTTGGTGGACAGTAAAAAATTGCTGCTCAAAGCCAACGATGATCGAACCATAAGCGAGTAA
- a CDS encoding response regulator, with amino-acid sequence MQKILLADLSIILVEPSDTQRKIISTLLHKENVENVTAVSNVKEAIETINKHGADLVVSSMYLEDGTGVDILKSIKNSPEHCSIPFMLVSSENRPEKLEEFKQAGVAAMLPKPFSTENLSRALKASLDLINTEELDLDLFDVRQVRVLLVDDSKLARNHIKRVLQGLGIEQIIEAENGASALTKLKEHTFDLVITDYNMPEMDGRELSEFIRFNSETSHIPIIMVTSESVNSLHMANIHQTGVNALCDKPFEVEQVKMLLISLLEE; translated from the coding sequence ATGCAAAAAATATTGTTAGCAGACTTAAGTATTATTTTAGTCGAGCCATCGGATACCCAACGAAAAATTATCAGTACATTGCTGCACAAAGAAAACGTCGAAAACGTGACTGCCGTCAGCAATGTTAAAGAAGCCATAGAAACCATCAATAAACATGGGGCTGACTTGGTTGTAAGTTCTATGTACCTTGAAGATGGCACCGGCGTAGATATTTTAAAATCAATTAAAAACTCGCCTGAACATTGTTCCATTCCCTTTATGTTGGTTTCATCTGAAAACCGGCCAGAAAAGCTTGAAGAGTTTAAACAAGCGGGCGTGGCCGCTATGCTGCCCAAACCGTTTAGCACCGAGAATCTTTCTCGCGCGTTAAAAGCCTCATTAGATCTGATTAACACCGAAGAATTAGACTTAGATTTATTTGATGTTCGCCAGGTGCGTGTTTTATTGGTAGATGACAGTAAACTAGCTCGAAACCATATTAAGCGTGTTTTACAGGGGTTGGGTATCGAACAGATAATTGAAGCGGAAAATGGCGCTTCAGCGCTCACTAAGCTCAAAGAACACACATTCGATTTAGTGATAACGGATTACAACATGCCAGAAATGGATGGGAGAGAATTATCCGAGTTCATCCGTTTTAACAGTGAAACGTCACATATTCCCATTATTATGGTAACGTCAGAATCTGTAAACAGCTTGCATATGGCCAATATTCACCAGACTGGCGTGAATGCACTGTGTGATAAACCCTTTGAAGTGGAACAAGTTAAGATGTTACTTATCTCCCTTTTAGAGGAGTAG
- the yciH gene encoding stress response translation initiation inhibitor YciH yields MSQDNLVYSTDGGRIAPKKAQPSRPQTDGIIRIRRETKGRKGKGVTTLSGMDMDAAQIKTLCSELKKMCGTGGAVKDGVIEIQGDNRDKIKQALEKRGYTVKLAGG; encoded by the coding sequence ATGAGCCAAGATAATCTTGTATATAGTACAGATGGTGGTCGAATTGCCCCTAAAAAAGCGCAGCCTTCACGTCCACAAACAGACGGTATTATCCGTATCCGCAGAGAAACAAAAGGTCGCAAGGGAAAAGGGGTAACGACCCTGAGCGGTATGGACATGGATGCAGCCCAGATCAAAACCTTGTGTTCTGAATTAAAGAAAATGTGCGGTACAGGCGGCGCAGTAAAAGACGGCGTGATTGAAATTCAAGGTGATAACAGAGACAAAATAAAACAAGCTTTAGAAAAGCGCGGCTACACTGTAAAGCTAGCTGGTGGTTAA
- a CDS encoding sugar O-acetyltransferase has translation MDTLTEKEKMLRGELYFPSNKVLQRDRAAAKAACQQFNQAPETQRKSAMKALQNLFAESPNAWIEPTFYCDYGYNIRMGRNFYANHNVVILDAAPVTFGDDVMLAPGVLISTASHPLDAKRRNKGLETARPITIGNSVWIGMGAKILDGVTIGNNAVIAAGAVVNKDVAADTVVAGVPAVAIRKIDNEPSTPANVE, from the coding sequence ATGGACACGTTAACCGAAAAAGAAAAAATGCTGCGAGGCGAACTGTATTTTCCGAGTAATAAAGTTTTACAACGGGATAGAGCGGCAGCAAAGGCGGCATGTCAGCAGTTTAATCAAGCGCCTGAAACGCAGCGTAAGTCAGCCATGAAAGCCTTGCAGAATCTGTTTGCTGAGTCACCTAATGCTTGGATAGAGCCAACGTTCTATTGTGACTACGGCTACAATATTCGCATGGGGCGAAACTTTTATGCTAATCACAATGTAGTCATTTTAGATGCTGCCCCCGTTACCTTTGGCGATGATGTGATGCTTGCCCCTGGTGTGCTCATTTCTACAGCGTCTCATCCTCTTGATGCGAAAAGGCGCAATAAAGGTCTTGAAACAGCAAGACCCATTACCATTGGCAACAGTGTGTGGATTGGTATGGGCGCAAAAATTTTAGATGGTGTCACTATAGGGAACAACGCCGTTATCGCAGCGGGTGCTGTAGTCAACAAAGATGTAGCGGCGGATACTGTGGTCGCTGGTGTTCCGGCTGTAGCGATCCGTAAAATTGACAATGAGCCTTCAACACCCGCTAATGTCGAGTAG
- a CDS encoding M3 family metallopeptidase, which translates to MKKAALSPIAMAVMLAACQPDTSSQANIDQTQQQKISQQIDNIEKNNPLLAESNAPFGVPEFAKIKIEHFEPAFEFAIVKNKQQIDDIANSNELPTFENTIEAMEKSGLALNHVSTVFYALNGTDTSKEMQSIAKRMSPRLSALNDDIYLNAKLFARVKAVYEKKDQLDLRTDQQTLLDDSYQSFVRGGANLNDADKATLRDLNSQLSKLSVQFGENLLAETNAFELVIDNKEDLAGLPDDIVAAAAVTATERGHDGKWVFTTHRPSKNPFLTYADNRELRKALYEGYIQRGDNDNANDNKKLASKIASLRYQKAQLLGYKTYANFVLEKAMAKTPENVYGLLDQVWPAALAQAKKEVADMQEMINAEGGDFTLAAYDWWYYAEKIRKARYDLDAEQTKPYFSLDATREGVFYTAEKLWGVTFKERDDIPKYHPDVRTFEVFDKDGESIGVYMTDYYVRESKRGGAWMNSYRKQQKMFGENVKPIIYNVLNYPRPVGDAPVLLTFDQASTLFHEFGHAIQGLLSDGYYQSQTGTSLPRDYVEYPSQVMENWMMEPEVLAQFAKHYQTGEVIPQALIEKIQAAGKFNQGFATTEYMAAALLDMKWHTLETATEQDADAFEKAAMDEIGLIPEITPRYRTGYFSHIFSGGYASGYYGYIWSNIYDADTWQVFSQNGIFDQDTANGYRKHVLETGGTEDPMIMYRRFRGQDPKVWPLLERRGLLSDEQLKAMKEQ; encoded by the coding sequence ATGAAAAAAGCAGCACTCAGCCCCATTGCAATGGCTGTTATGCTTGCCGCGTGTCAACCTGACACCTCAAGCCAAGCAAACATAGACCAAACTCAACAACAAAAAATTTCTCAACAAATCGACAATATCGAAAAAAATAATCCGTTATTAGCCGAGTCAAACGCACCGTTCGGGGTACCCGAATTTGCAAAAATAAAAATTGAACATTTTGAGCCCGCATTTGAATTCGCCATAGTCAAAAACAAACAACAAATCGACGATATTGCCAATTCAAACGAGCTTCCTACGTTCGAAAATACCATCGAAGCCATGGAAAAATCAGGCCTGGCGCTGAATCATGTGTCGACGGTTTTTTATGCGCTAAACGGTACCGATACCTCCAAAGAAATGCAGAGCATTGCCAAGAGAATGTCCCCTCGTTTATCAGCGTTAAATGATGATATTTATCTTAATGCCAAGCTTTTTGCACGGGTAAAAGCCGTGTATGAGAAAAAAGACCAACTGGACTTACGCACTGATCAACAAACGCTACTCGACGATAGCTACCAATCATTTGTGCGTGGTGGCGCTAATTTAAATGATGCAGATAAAGCGACACTACGTGACTTGAACAGCCAATTGTCAAAGTTATCTGTGCAGTTTGGCGAGAATTTACTTGCTGAAACCAACGCATTTGAATTGGTTATTGACAACAAAGAGGACCTAGCAGGGTTACCTGACGATATTGTTGCCGCAGCTGCCGTTACTGCTACCGAACGTGGTCACGACGGTAAATGGGTATTTACCACCCATCGCCCAAGCAAAAATCCATTTTTAACCTATGCCGACAATCGTGAATTACGTAAGGCTTTGTACGAAGGTTATATTCAGCGTGGTGACAATGACAACGCAAACGACAATAAGAAATTAGCGTCTAAGATTGCTTCACTTCGTTATCAAAAAGCACAATTGCTTGGATATAAAACCTACGCGAATTTCGTACTCGAAAAGGCTATGGCTAAAACCCCTGAAAATGTCTATGGCTTACTTGACCAAGTTTGGCCGGCAGCATTAGCCCAAGCTAAAAAAGAAGTAGCCGATATGCAGGAGATGATTAATGCTGAAGGTGGCGACTTTACCCTAGCCGCCTATGATTGGTGGTATTACGCGGAAAAAATTCGCAAAGCCCGTTACGACTTAGATGCAGAGCAAACTAAACCGTATTTTTCTCTTGATGCTACCCGAGAAGGTGTTTTTTACACGGCCGAAAAACTATGGGGCGTCACGTTCAAAGAGCGTGACGATATTCCTAAATACCACCCAGATGTGCGCACTTTTGAAGTATTCGATAAAGATGGGGAAAGTATCGGCGTATACATGACCGACTACTACGTGCGTGAAAGTAAGCGTGGCGGTGCATGGATGAACTCTTACCGTAAACAGCAAAAGATGTTTGGCGAGAATGTTAAACCCATCATTTATAATGTGCTTAACTACCCTCGCCCTGTGGGAGATGCCCCAGTGCTATTGACGTTTGACCAAGCATCAACATTGTTCCATGAATTCGGTCATGCCATACAAGGCTTGTTGTCAGACGGATACTATCAATCACAGACTGGTACTTCTCTGCCTCGCGACTACGTAGAGTACCCCTCACAGGTCATGGAAAACTGGATGATGGAACCGGAAGTACTCGCTCAATTTGCCAAACACTACCAAACTGGCGAGGTTATCCCACAAGCCTTAATTGAAAAAATTCAAGCGGCCGGTAAATTCAACCAAGGCTTTGCCACGACAGAATATATGGCGGCCGCGCTATTAGATATGAAATGGCATACCCTTGAAACGGCTACTGAACAAGATGCAGACGCGTTCGAAAAAGCCGCCATGGACGAGATTGGCTTAATACCTGAAATTACCCCTAGATATCGCACAGGTTATTTCTCGCATATCTTCTCCGGTGGTTACGCGTCTGGTTATTACGGCTACATCTGGTCAAATATTTATGACGCCGATACGTGGCAAGTGTTTAGCCAAAACGGTATCTTCGATCAAGATACTGCCAACGGCTATCGTAAGCATGTGCTTGAAACGGGTGGCACAGAGGATCCTATGATTATGTATCGTCGTTTTAGAGGACAAGATCCTAAAGTATGGCCGTTACTTGAGCGCCGAGGATTGCTTTCAGATGAACAGTTAAAAGCGATGAAAGAACAGTAA
- a CDS encoding DNA-J related domain-containing protein yields MLRHPTGICEYDLLRCLQATDKSCSQQVGEASKTLTDHTFSSLNFTDSLSLFQNHFVLFNGLYQLRQIWQKERIGDIDIHTLNILPLPYQEKMNAQGLTKSEPLAEYYLDWDNLINTSAANVNSLLSGFWQQFFAVEYGLGAKAKIDQKQLEESYARLGLGINAQLKEVKRQYLRLIHQNHPDKGGDTEAAQSIQAAYAYICQNRRLPAIKKPC; encoded by the coding sequence TTGCTCCGCCATCCTACGGGCATATGTGAATATGATTTACTACGGTGCTTACAGGCCACTGATAAGTCGTGTTCTCAGCAGGTAGGTGAGGCTTCAAAGACGCTAACCGATCACACTTTTTCTTCATTAAATTTCACTGACTCATTAAGCTTATTTCAGAATCATTTCGTATTGTTCAATGGCTTGTATCAGTTACGGCAAATTTGGCAAAAAGAGCGTATTGGGGATATCGATATTCACACTCTGAATATTCTACCTCTGCCATACCAAGAGAAAATGAATGCACAAGGCCTGACAAAAAGCGAACCGTTAGCTGAGTATTATCTGGACTGGGATAATTTAATTAATACCTCAGCAGCGAACGTGAATAGCTTACTTAGCGGTTTTTGGCAGCAATTCTTCGCAGTTGAGTATGGCTTAGGTGCGAAAGCAAAGATCGATCAAAAGCAACTTGAAGAGAGTTACGCGCGTCTTGGTTTAGGGATTAACGCCCAGCTAAAAGAAGTGAAACGCCAATATCTAAGATTAATTCATCAGAATCACCCAGACAAAGGAGGAGATACCGAGGCTGCGCAATCCATACAGGCAGCTTACGCCTATATTTGCCAAAATAGACGTTTACCTGCCATAAAAAAGCCCTGCTAA
- the pheA gene encoding prephenate dehydratase yields the protein MEVSKMSVVELDKLREQITSIDQQLLKLLAERQQCTNQVAETKITHHIPVRDHKREEQLLVSLIKRGQGHGLDAHYVTQLFHVIIEDSVLNQQALLAQRANPGSSLPLNRVAFLGDKGSYSYLATQKYFSRRPGELLEIGCQSFGEIIKKVETNEADYAVLPIENTSSGSINEVYDQLQHTHLSIIGELTHPIKHALLVSKNTDVHRIKTLYAHPQVFAQCSHFLAELGNVEVITCDATSTAMMTVNELQSESVAAIGSEAGGALYGLHAIKSNLANQKENHSRFFVVARQPVNVPLQVPAKTTLVMSTVQKSGALVEALMVLKSNNINMTKLESRPITGNPWEEMFYLDVEGNIQDGPMQVALEELKNTTRYFKVLGCYPNDEINPTKIAAVNALKEE from the coding sequence ATGGAAGTGAGTAAAATGTCGGTCGTGGAGCTAGATAAATTAAGAGAACAAATTACCTCAATTGATCAGCAGTTACTTAAACTGCTCGCTGAGCGTCAGCAGTGCACTAATCAGGTGGCTGAAACCAAAATTACCCATCATATTCCGGTAAGAGATCACAAACGCGAAGAACAGCTTTTAGTTAGCTTGATTAAGCGCGGCCAAGGACATGGACTTGATGCCCATTACGTTACCCAATTATTTCATGTAATCATTGAAGATTCGGTATTGAACCAGCAAGCGTTGTTGGCGCAACGAGCAAACCCTGGTAGTAGTTTACCACTCAACCGTGTGGCATTTTTAGGAGACAAAGGCTCGTACAGTTACTTAGCGACACAGAAGTATTTTTCTCGTCGCCCAGGTGAATTATTAGAAATTGGTTGCCAAAGTTTTGGTGAAATCATTAAAAAGGTGGAAACCAACGAAGCTGATTATGCGGTGCTGCCCATTGAAAATACTTCATCAGGCAGTATCAACGAAGTCTATGACCAGTTACAGCATACTCATTTGTCGATTATTGGTGAACTCACTCACCCTATTAAACATGCGTTACTAGTAAGTAAAAATACTGACGTACATCGTATTAAAACCTTATATGCACACCCTCAAGTATTTGCCCAGTGTAGCCACTTTTTAGCCGAATTAGGCAATGTTGAAGTGATTACGTGTGATGCCACATCTACAGCAATGATGACAGTGAATGAACTACAAAGTGAATCAGTTGCCGCAATTGGTAGTGAAGCTGGCGGGGCGCTATATGGCTTACATGCTATAAAGTCGAACCTAGCCAATCAAAAAGAAAACCACAGCCGTTTCTTCGTTGTAGCCCGCCAGCCGGTCAATGTGCCTTTGCAAGTACCAGCCAAAACAACACTAGTGATGTCAACAGTGCAAAAATCGGGGGCATTAGTAGAAGCACTGATGGTGCTTAAAAGTAACAACATCAATATGACGAAATTGGAATCAAGACCGATTACTGGTAACCCATGGGAAGAGATGTTTTATCTCGATGTGGAAGGCAACATTCAAGATGGGCCGATGCAAGTGGCACTTGAAGAGCTAAAAAACACCACACGATATTTTAAAGTATTGGGTTGCTATCCAAATGATGAAATAAACCCGACTAAAATTGCGGCTGTTAATGCTCTCAAAGAAGAATAA
- a CDS encoding fused response regulator/phosphatase has translation MRILIVDDDSLNRFLLVHMLEQNGYLDCYEAESGHEALSLAKRIQPELVLLDVMMEDMSGFEVAPLLKAQTDEIYLPIIFITALDDEDSLVRCLDVGGDDFVAKPFNKTILAAKISAHARTRELSKKSFEQNQQLKFYRNAVEREHKIVEHIFGNAVTNDAKLLPYLDFKLLPATDFNGDLLLFSAGPSGGLYYLVGDFTGHGLAAAIGALPVSQAFHAMASKGLSVFEMAATLNETLLKLLPGDMFFAAAIVHVSLCGTRLEIWNSGMPDLLLFNAQGEVVERFSSQHMALGILEADEMGKEIQRYQSTLGDRLLAFSDGVIEIMDPEQNMLSEKQIEHWVAAQANVTVTELFERITQFSQNTNPSDDLTCVSYTCQSLLALEHQQTIAPIPFHLTFELDASAIKEGDPVQSVVNMVCSQTGMYALHARLFTVVSELYNNALDHGVLKLDSGLKHSPDGFETYFDLRMQRLAQLSQAEITMTLTFEPVKRSLIILVRDSGPGFDYQLRLKQASLEDCFGRGIQLVAELTDSVRYLDAGNAVEVMFNV, from the coding sequence ATGCGTATACTTATTGTTGATGATGACTCCTTAAACCGTTTCTTATTAGTGCACATGCTAGAACAGAATGGTTATCTAGATTGCTATGAAGCAGAAAGTGGTCACGAAGCACTGTCGTTAGCGAAGCGCATTCAGCCTGAGCTGGTGTTACTTGATGTGATGATGGAAGACATGAGCGGCTTTGAAGTGGCGCCATTGCTCAAGGCTCAAACAGATGAAATCTATCTACCCATTATTTTTATTACCGCATTGGATGACGAAGACAGTCTGGTGCGTTGCCTTGATGTGGGGGGCGACGATTTCGTTGCCAAACCCTTTAACAAAACTATTTTGGCGGCGAAAATAAGTGCCCATGCACGCACTCGGGAATTAAGTAAAAAGTCATTTGAACAAAATCAGCAATTGAAATTTTATCGCAACGCAGTGGAGCGCGAACATAAAATTGTTGAGCATATTTTCGGTAATGCAGTAACGAATGACGCCAAGTTGTTACCCTACTTAGATTTTAAGTTACTTCCCGCAACAGATTTTAATGGTGACTTACTATTGTTTAGTGCAGGCCCTAGTGGTGGGCTCTATTATTTAGTCGGTGACTTTACCGGCCATGGCCTTGCTGCCGCTATCGGTGCGTTGCCGGTTTCTCAGGCTTTTCATGCGATGGCAAGTAAGGGATTATCAGTATTTGAAATGGCCGCGACGCTAAACGAAACCTTATTAAAGTTGCTGCCTGGTGATATGTTTTTTGCCGCAGCGATCGTGCATGTGAGTCTTTGTGGAACTCGCTTGGAAATATGGAATAGTGGCATGCCTGACCTATTGCTATTCAATGCGCAAGGGGAAGTGGTCGAGCGGTTCTCATCACAGCATATGGCGTTAGGCATATTAGAGGCCGATGAAATGGGTAAAGAAATACAGCGCTATCAAAGTACCCTAGGTGACCGTTTACTGGCTTTTTCAGATGGCGTGATAGAAATCATGGATCCTGAGCAAAATATGCTTAGTGAAAAACAAATTGAACATTGGGTTGCCGCGCAAGCAAATGTGACGGTCACAGAGTTATTTGAACGCATTACGCAATTTAGTCAAAATACCAACCCTTCGGATGACTTAACGTGTGTTTCCTATACGTGTCAATCCCTTTTGGCTTTGGAGCACCAGCAAACCATTGCCCCCATCCCTTTCCATTTGACCTTTGAATTAGACGCTAGCGCTATTAAAGAGGGCGATCCTGTGCAAAGTGTGGTGAACATGGTATGTAGCCAGACTGGCATGTACGCCCTGCATGCTCGTTTATTTACTGTTGTGAGCGAGTTGTATAACAACGCCTTAGATCACGGGGTTTTAAAACTAGATTCAGGGTTAAAGCATTCCCCAGATGGCTTTGAAACCTATTTTGATTTGCGCATGCAGCGTCTCGCCCAGTTAAGTCAGGCAGAAATCACCATGACCCTGACATTTGAGCCCGTTAAGCGTAGTTTAATTATTCTGGTGCGGGATTCTGGACCAGGGTTTGATTATCAGCTTCGCTTAAAACAAGCCAGTTTAGAGGATTGTTTTGGACGTGGTATACAGTTAGTGGCAGAGTTAACAGATAGCGTGCGGTATTTAGATGCTGGCAACGCGGTCGAAGTGATGTTTAACGTATAA
- a CDS encoding 3-deoxy-7-phosphoheptulonate synthase, which yields MLRDNINNINVTSEQVLITPEALKNELPVTDHALSVIQSSRKIISDIIHRRDHRFLVISGPCSIHDIEAAKEYALKLKELHESCKDTLYIVMRVYFEKPRTTVGWKGLINDPHINDTFDIETGLRKARELLIWLAELEIPVATEALDPISPQYLAELFSWSAIGARTSESQTHREMASGLSMPVGFKNGTDGSLGIAINALQSAASGHSFMGINGEGQVSVIQTQGNPDGHIILRGGKQPNYDSVCVADCEEEMRAAKLSAGLVVDCSHANSSKDYRRQPLVAQNVVNQILGGNQSVIGIMLESHLNAGNQSNKGKTPSELEYGVSITDGCINWEATDELINHMRDKLITVLPLRLNKMNSPN from the coding sequence ATGTTACGCGACAACATTAACAATATTAACGTTACCTCAGAACAGGTACTGATAACCCCTGAAGCCTTGAAAAATGAACTTCCTGTTACCGATCATGCCTTGTCTGTGATCCAGTCTTCACGAAAAATTATCTCCGATATCATTCACCGCCGAGACCATCGTTTCTTAGTCATAAGTGGGCCATGCTCCATTCACGATATTGAAGCTGCTAAAGAGTATGCCCTTAAACTCAAAGAGCTACATGAATCATGTAAAGATACGCTGTACATTGTTATGCGTGTTTATTTTGAAAAACCACGTACTACCGTTGGTTGGAAAGGCCTAATCAATGACCCACATATTAACGACACATTTGATATTGAAACTGGGTTACGTAAAGCGCGAGAACTATTGATATGGTTAGCGGAGCTTGAGATTCCTGTAGCGACTGAAGCGCTCGACCCCATTAGCCCTCAATATTTAGCTGAGCTATTTAGCTGGTCTGCTATCGGTGCGCGTACGTCCGAATCTCAGACTCACCGTGAAATGGCCAGTGGCTTATCCATGCCGGTTGGCTTTAAAAATGGTACTGACGGCAGCTTAGGCATAGCGATTAATGCGTTGCAGTCAGCTGCATCAGGCCATAGTTTTATGGGCATTAACGGTGAAGGCCAAGTTAGCGTTATTCAAACCCAGGGCAATCCAGATGGGCATATTATTTTACGTGGTGGTAAACAACCGAATTATGATTCTGTTTGTGTCGCGGACTGCGAAGAAGAAATGCGCGCTGCTAAGTTAAGCGCTGGGTTAGTGGTTGATTGTAGCCATGCGAATTCAAGTAAAGATTATCGCCGTCAGCCGTTGGTCGCACAAAATGTAGTGAATCAAATATTGGGCGGAAACCAGTCAGTTATTGGTATTATGCTGGAAAGTCATTTAAACGCGGGTAATCAAAGCAACAAAGGTAAAACGCCTAGCGAATTAGAATATGGTGTTTCGATTACCGATGGGTGCATTAATTGGGAAGCAACAGATGAGTTAATCAACCATATGCGTGATAAACTTATTACTGTATTGCCTTTGCGATTAAATAAAATGAACAGCCCGAATTAG
- a CDS encoding YoaK family protein, translating into MISRLPRWVEYGAFILALIAGSVNAVGLLGFTHQAISHLSGTATLVGASLTRAPLAESLHLLTILLSFVLGAAFSGFFLRNRTLKLSRHYDLLLVTEGCLLIVSIWLLQDNYPAGHYVASAACGLQNALATTYSGAIVRTTHMTGIFTDLGIMLGERLRKKHFDKRKAVLFLLLITGFISGGVIGANLFSYFGFNALLMPAFLCFALALSYRVYRNRMKRRR; encoded by the coding sequence ATGATTTCACGGTTACCAAGGTGGGTAGAGTACGGGGCTTTCATATTGGCGTTGATTGCTGGTAGTGTTAATGCTGTGGGGTTATTAGGATTTACCCATCAAGCGATATCGCATTTATCAGGCACAGCAACACTCGTAGGCGCAAGCCTAACGCGCGCGCCATTAGCTGAATCACTTCATCTTCTCACCATTTTGCTCAGCTTTGTATTAGGGGCCGCATTTTCTGGCTTCTTTTTACGTAATCGTACGCTTAAATTGTCTCGTCATTATGACTTGTTACTTGTCACCGAAGGTTGTCTGTTAATAGTGTCAATTTGGTTGCTTCAAGATAATTACCCAGCAGGGCATTATGTCGCGTCTGCCGCATGCGGTTTACAAAATGCGTTGGCGACAACATACAGTGGCGCGATTGTACGTACTACGCATATGACGGGAATTTTCACCGATTTGGGGATCATGTTAGGTGAACGTTTACGGAAAAAGCATTTTGATAAGCGCAAAGCAGTACTTTTTTTATTGCTGATTACCGGTTTTATAAGTGGTGGTGTAATAGGTGCGAATTTATTTAGTTATTTTGGGTTCAACGCCTTATTGATGCCTGCATTCTTATGCTTTGCATTGGCGCTTAGCTATCGTGTTTATCGCAACAGAATGAAAAGAAGGCGCTAA